A genomic window from Pseudomonas alcaligenes includes:
- the thiI gene encoding tRNA uracil 4-sulfurtransferase ThiI gives MKLIVKPFAEITIKSRPVRKQFIRQLAKNIRTVLRDLDPELEVQGEWDNLDLISRVSERKVQLEMFERLRCTPGIAHFLEVHEYPYVDFDDTFEKCRAHFGAQIAGKVFAVRCKRAGNTHDFSSVDLATHVGSRLRRECGAAGIDLKKPEVEARFEVRYDRLLIIHAQHQGLGGYPLGSIEQTLVLMSGGFDSTVAAYQMMRRGLLTHFCFFNLGGRAHELGVMEVAHHLWQKFGSSHRVLFISVPFEEVVGEILSKVDNSQMGVVLKRMMLRAASRIAEDLYIDALVTGEAISQVSSQTLPNLSVIDAVTDTLVLRPLIAAHKQDIIDTAVRIGTAEFAKNMPEYCGVISVNPTTKAKPYRIEHEEAQFDMAILERALERARRVTVDRVIDELGEDLQVEEVAEALAGQIVLDIRHPDAAEDEPLQLEGVEVQTMPFYALNNKFKELDENRQYLLYCDKGVMSRLHAHHLLSEGHANVRVYRPH, from the coding sequence GCGGAAATCACCATCAAGAGCCGGCCGGTGCGCAAGCAGTTCATCCGCCAGCTGGCGAAGAACATCCGCACGGTGCTGCGTGACCTGGACCCCGAGCTGGAGGTGCAGGGCGAATGGGACAACCTCGACCTGATCAGCCGGGTGAGCGAGCGCAAGGTGCAGCTGGAGATGTTCGAGCGCCTGCGCTGCACGCCGGGCATTGCGCACTTCCTCGAAGTGCACGAATACCCCTATGTCGACTTCGACGACACCTTCGAGAAGTGCCGCGCGCATTTTGGTGCACAGATCGCCGGCAAGGTCTTCGCCGTGCGCTGCAAGCGTGCCGGCAATACCCATGATTTTTCCTCGGTGGACCTGGCGACCCACGTCGGCAGCCGTCTGCGCCGCGAGTGCGGAGCCGCCGGCATCGACCTGAAGAAGCCCGAGGTCGAGGCGCGCTTCGAGGTGCGTTACGACCGCCTGCTGATCATCCATGCCCAGCACCAGGGGCTCGGCGGCTACCCGCTGGGCTCGATCGAGCAGACCCTGGTGCTGATGAGCGGCGGCTTCGACTCCACGGTCGCCGCCTACCAGATGATGCGCCGCGGCCTGCTCACCCACTTCTGCTTCTTCAACCTCGGCGGTCGCGCCCACGAGCTGGGCGTGATGGAAGTGGCGCATCACCTGTGGCAGAAGTTCGGCAGCTCGCACCGCGTGCTGTTCATCAGCGTGCCGTTCGAGGAAGTGGTCGGCGAGATCCTGTCCAAGGTCGACAACAGCCAGATGGGCGTGGTGCTCAAGCGCATGATGCTGCGCGCCGCCAGCCGCATCGCCGAGGACCTGTACATCGATGCGCTGGTGACCGGCGAGGCGATCAGCCAGGTGTCCAGCCAGACCCTACCGAACCTCTCGGTGATCGATGCGGTCACCGATACCCTGGTGCTGCGCCCGCTGATCGCCGCGCACAAGCAGGACATCATCGATACCGCCGTGCGCATCGGCACCGCCGAGTTCGCCAAGAACATGCCCGAGTACTGCGGGGTGATCTCGGTCAACCCGACGACCAAGGCCAAGCCCTACCGCATCGAGCACGAGGAGGCGCAGTTCGACATGGCCATCCTCGAGCGTGCCCTGGAGCGCGCGCGCCGGGTCACGGTGGACCGGGTGATCGACGAGCTGGGCGAGGATCTGCAGGTCGAGGAAGTGGCCGAGGCGCTGGCCGGGCAGATCGTCCTCGACATCCGCCACCCGGATGCCGCCGAGGACGAGCCGCTGCAGCTCGAGGGTGTGGAGGTGCAGACCATGCCGTTCTACGCGCTGAACAACAAGTTCAAGGAACTGGATGAGAACCGCCAGTACCTGCTGTATTGCGACAAAGGCGTCATGAGCCGCCTGCATGCCCATCATCTGCTCAGCGAGGGGCATGCCAATGTTCGCGTCTATCGCCCGCATTAA
- the typA gene encoding translational GTPase TypA, giving the protein MIEKLRNIAIIAHVDHGKTTLVDKLLKLSGTLDRKEAENERVMDSNDQEKERGITILAKNTAIKWNGYNINIVDTPGHADFGGEVERVMSMVDSVLLVVDAQDGPMPQTRFVTQKAFKAGLRPIVVVNKIDRPGARPDWVIDQIFDLFDNLGATDEQLDFPIVYASALNGIAGLDHEKMDDNMDALFQAIVDHVPAPQVDTEGPFQMQISQLDYNSFLGVIGIGRIVRGRIKSNTPVVAISDDGTKRNGRVLKIMGHHGLQRVEVAEAEAGDIVCVSGMEELFISDTLCDPACVEARPPLTVDQPTVSMTFQVNDSPFAGKEGKFVTSRNIKDRLEKELLHNVALRVEPGDSAEKFKVSGRGELHLSVLIETMRREGFELAVGRPEVVIIEKDGVKQEPYENVTIDIEEQHQGPVMEQMGMRKGDMTNMIPDGKGRIRLEYIIPARGLIGFRNAFLTMTSGTGILTSTFDHYGPVKAGDVAHRQNGVLVSMATGTALTYSLETLQDRGKLFLSPGDEVYEGQLAGIHSRDNDLVINPTKAKKLDNMRASGKDETIQLTPALKFTLEQALEFIDEDELVEVTPKSIRLRKKLLNENDRKRYERSKV; this is encoded by the coding sequence GTGATCGAAAAACTGCGCAACATCGCCATCATCGCCCACGTCGACCATGGCAAGACCACCCTGGTGGACAAGCTCCTCAAGCTCTCCGGCACCCTCGACCGCAAAGAAGCGGAGAACGAGCGCGTGATGGACTCCAACGACCAGGAAAAGGAACGCGGCATCACCATCCTGGCGAAGAACACCGCCATCAAGTGGAACGGCTACAACATCAACATCGTCGATACCCCCGGCCACGCCGACTTCGGCGGTGAGGTCGAGCGCGTGATGTCGATGGTCGACTCCGTGCTGCTGGTGGTCGACGCCCAGGACGGCCCCATGCCGCAGACCCGTTTCGTGACCCAGAAGGCTTTCAAGGCCGGCCTGCGTCCGATCGTCGTGGTCAACAAGATCGACCGTCCGGGCGCGCGTCCGGACTGGGTCATCGACCAGATCTTCGACCTGTTCGACAACCTCGGCGCCACCGACGAGCAGCTGGACTTCCCGATCGTCTACGCCAGCGCCCTGAACGGCATCGCCGGCCTCGACCACGAGAAGATGGACGACAACATGGATGCCCTGTTCCAGGCCATCGTCGACCACGTGCCGGCCCCGCAGGTCGACACCGAAGGCCCGTTCCAGATGCAGATCTCGCAGCTGGACTACAACAGCTTCCTCGGCGTGATCGGCATCGGCCGCATCGTGCGTGGCCGCATCAAGTCCAACACCCCGGTGGTGGCCATCAGCGACGACGGCACCAAGCGCAACGGCCGCGTGCTGAAGATCATGGGCCACCACGGCCTGCAGCGCGTGGAAGTGGCGGAAGCCGAGGCCGGCGACATCGTCTGCGTGTCCGGCATGGAAGAGCTGTTCATCTCCGACACCCTGTGCGACCCGGCCTGCGTCGAGGCCCGCCCGCCGCTGACCGTCGACCAGCCGACCGTGAGCATGACCTTCCAGGTCAACGACTCGCCGTTCGCCGGCAAGGAAGGCAAGTTCGTCACCAGCCGCAACATCAAGGACCGTCTGGAAAAGGAACTGCTGCACAACGTCGCGCTGCGCGTCGAGCCGGGCGATTCCGCCGAGAAGTTCAAGGTCTCCGGCCGTGGCGAGCTGCACCTGTCGGTACTGATCGAAACCATGCGCCGTGAAGGCTTCGAGCTGGCCGTGGGTCGCCCGGAAGTGGTGATCATCGAGAAGGACGGCGTCAAGCAGGAGCCCTACGAGAACGTCACCATCGACATCGAGGAGCAGCACCAGGGCCCGGTGATGGAGCAGATGGGCATGCGCAAGGGCGACATGACCAACATGATCCCCGACGGCAAGGGCCGTATCCGCCTGGAATACATCATCCCGGCGCGCGGCCTGATCGGCTTCCGTAACGCCTTCCTGACCATGACCTCGGGCACCGGCATCCTCACCTCGACCTTCGACCACTACGGTCCGGTCAAGGCCGGCGACGTCGCCCACCGCCAGAACGGCGTGCTGGTCTCCATGGCCACCGGCACCGCGCTGACCTACTCCCTGGAAACCCTGCAGGACCGCGGCAAGCTGTTCCTGTCCCCGGGCGACGAAGTCTACGAAGGCCAGCTGGCCGGCATCCACAGCCGCGACAACGACCTGGTGATCAACCCGACCAAGGCCAAGAAGCTCGACAACATGCGCGCTTCCGGCAAGGACGAGACCATCCAGCTGACCCCGGCGCTGAAGTTCACCCTGGAGCAGGCGCTGGAGTTCATCGACGAGGACGAACTGGTCGAGGTGACCCCGAAGTCCATCCGTCTGCGCAAGAAACTGCTCAACGAGAACGACCGCAAGCGCTACGAGCGCAGCAAGGTCTAA